In Chloroflexota bacterium, one DNA window encodes the following:
- the ruvX gene encoding Holliday junction resolvase RuvX, which produces MRILAIDPGEKFIGLAISDPTATIAGPLTVLRHRAREADAEAIARIAAEHGVGRIVVGQATDAAGRPTTLQARRAANLAAALKEASRLPVILWDETGSTQKALAAWKMMGTARRRQRRPDAVAATVILQSYLDAGAPLNTEP; this is translated from the coding sequence ATGCGCATCTTAGCCATTGACCCCGGCGAAAAATTCATCGGCCTGGCGATTTCCGACCCCACGGCCACCATCGCAGGCCCCCTCACCGTGCTGCGGCATCGCGCGCGCGAAGCCGATGCCGAGGCCATTGCCCGCATCGCAGCCGAGCATGGCGTCGGGCGCATTGTGGTCGGGCAGGCCACCGACGCCGCTGGCCGCCCCACCACGCTGCAAGCGCGCCGCGCGGCCAACCTCGCCGCGGCGCTGAAAGAGGCCAGCCGCCTGCCTGTCATTTTGTGGGACGAAACCGGCAGCACGCAAAAAGCCCTCGCAGCGTGGAAAATGATGGGCACCGCGCGCCGCCGGCAACGTCGCCCCGATGCTGTTGCCGCCACCGTGATTCTGCAAAGTTACCTCGACGCCGGCGCGCCGCTCAACACTGAGCCATGA
- the mltG gene encoding endolytic transglycosylase MltG produces MKRFGCLLTLLVVVGLGGMGWRASADTRQAQAQFGPPAADLGFLTTWRLSHTLLTSQNALLTPVPATAGATVEIAPGENAAAIARHLHDAGLIPDATAFLAYVRYKGWDTDLQAGTFRLAEPLAPVALAARLRKTPPQDAVVVVLPGWRREEIAAAVPSSGLAFTPAQFLEATAQATDASLPIIPPPHASLEGFLAPGRYTFPRDTTPANAVAAMLHRMAQWLTPAWQAAVRAEGLTPYQALTLASIVQRETHHPDEMPHIAAVYLNRLHRGMPLEADPTVQYALGQPGAWWPAPLTAADLKVNSPYNTYRHAGLPPAPIDNPSLQALQAVAHAPATDDLFFRAACDGSGRHVFSRTFQQHLQNACP; encoded by the coding sequence ATGAAACGCTTCGGCTGTCTGCTCACGCTACTGGTCGTGGTCGGGCTGGGAGGGATGGGCTGGCGCGCGTCTGCCGATACCCGCCAGGCGCAAGCCCAGTTTGGCCCTCCGGCAGCAGACCTGGGCTTCCTGACAACCTGGCGGCTAAGCCACACTTTGCTCACCTCACAAAACGCACTCCTGACGCCGGTGCCTGCGACGGCTGGTGCAACGGTGGAAATTGCCCCCGGCGAAAACGCTGCTGCCATCGCCCGGCACCTGCACGACGCCGGTTTGATCCCCGATGCCACCGCGTTCCTCGCCTACGTGCGCTACAAAGGCTGGGATACCGACCTGCAAGCGGGCACCTTCCGGCTGGCCGAGCCGCTTGCGCCGGTGGCACTGGCCGCCCGGCTGCGGAAAACCCCGCCCCAGGATGCCGTGGTGGTGGTGCTGCCCGGCTGGCGGCGGGAAGAGATCGCAGCCGCGGTGCCTTCCAGCGGCCTGGCGTTTACCCCGGCACAATTCCTGGAAGCCACTGCCCAGGCAACCGATGCCAGCCTGCCGATTATCCCCCCGCCCCACGCCTCGCTGGAAGGCTTCCTGGCACCCGGTCGTTATACTTTCCCGCGCGACACCACCCCAGCCAATGCCGTCGCGGCCATGCTGCACCGCATGGCCCAATGGCTGACCCCCGCCTGGCAAGCAGCCGTGCGCGCCGAGGGGCTGACGCCCTACCAAGCGCTTACGCTGGCTTCCATCGTGCAGCGAGAAACCCACCATCCCGACGAAATGCCCCACATTGCCGCCGTATATCTCAACCGGCTGCACCGCGGCATGCCGCTGGAAGCCGACCCCACCGTGCAATATGCTTTAGGCCAACCCGGCGCGTGGTGGCCAGCCCCTCTCACCGCCGCCGATTTGAAAGTCAATTCCCCCTACAACACCTACCGCCATGCAGGGCTGCCCCCGGCCCCCATCGACAACCCTTCCCTGCAGGCATTGCAGGCCGTGGCTCACGCGCCTGCCACCGACGATCTTTTCTTCCGCGCAGCGTGCGACGGCTCAGGGCGACACGTCTTCAGCCGCACCTTTCAACAGCACCTGCAAAATGCGTGCCCTTAA